The Fusarium musae strain F31 chromosome 10, whole genome shotgun sequence genome window below encodes:
- a CDS encoding hypothetical protein (EggNog:ENOG41) codes for MGILTLAEDRPTPPSVYNWRIYVLAVVASCGSNMIGYTSAFIGTTITLDSFKKEFGIDKKTVEERNLISENIVSLFIAGAFFGALLTYVMSHWVGRKWCLAIASATFTLGAGLQCGADSSTGLGILYAGRVLSGLGTGFASNIIPIYISELAPPAIRGRLVGLYELGWQIGGLVGFWINYGVQKHMPESHQQWIVPFAVQIIPSGLLFLGTLWIRESPRWLFLKERRTQAMENLCWIRQLPPTDLYITEEVSAIDHAHEIQKSTVGIGLWKPFQALKDRPNMMWRLFLGCMLFFWQNGSGINAINYYSPTVFSSIGVQHDTVNVMTGIFGVVKAVMTFVWLLFLVDQLGRRKLLLIGGITGSICMWVLGAYIYVVDPTKNPQDHLTGSGIAAIVFFYLWTAVYTPTWNGTPWVINSEFFDPSFRSLAQACTTASNWLFNFLVSRFTEQMFAAMGYGVYMFFATLSFFAFIFAFFLIPETSGIPLEQVYRLFKIKPIWKADKILKEQLKQEEQEFRSDVKGELSQSENLEDVSDKRGEV; via the exons ATGGGTATCCTTACTCTTGCTGAAGATAGGCCGACACCGCCTTCGGTGTACAACTGGCGCATTTATGTGCTTGCTGTCGTTGCTTCGTGCGGTTCCAACATGATCGGTTACACAAGTGCCTTCATTGGAACGACTATTACGCTTGATTCGTTCAAGAAGGAGTTTGGGATCGATAAGAAGACAGTCGAAGAGCGAAACTTGATCAGTGAGAACATCGTTTCACTTTTCATTGCTGGCGCTTTCTTCGGCGCACTTCTCACTTACGTTATGAGTCATTGGGTTGGCCGCAAATGGTGTCTTGCCATCGCTTCCGCTACCTTCACCCTTGGAGCTGGCCTTCAATGCGGTGCCGACTCGAGCACTGGCTTGGGAATTCTATACGCAGGTCGTGTCTTGTCAGGCCTTGGAACTGGTTTCGCAAGCAACATCATCCCTATCTACATTTCTGAGTTGGCGCCTCCTGCTATTCGAGGTCGTCTGGTCGGTCTTTATGAGCTTGGCTGGCAGATTGGTGGCCTTGTAGGATTCTGGATCAAC TATGGTGTTCAGAAGCACATGCCCGAAAGCCACCAGCAATGGATCGTTCCCTTCGCCGTCCAGATCATCCCGTCgggtcttctcttcctcggaaCCCTTTGGATTCGCGAGTCCCCTCGATGGCTGTTCCTCAAGGAACGCAGAACACAGGCTATGGAGAACCTTTGCTGGATTCGACAGCTCCCACCCACGGACCTCTACATTACCGAAGAAGTATCAGCTATTGATCACGCTCATGAGATCCAGAAGTCGACTGTTGGCATTGGGTTGTGGAAGCCTTTCCAAGCTCTGAAGGATCGACCAAATATGATGTGGCGTCTCTTCTTGGGATGtatgctcttcttctggcaGAATGGCTCTGGAATCAACGCCATCAACTACTACTCCCCAACCGTGTTCTCC AGTATTGGAGTTCAGCATGATACTGTCAACGTCATGACAGGCATCTTTGGTGTCGTCAAGGCTGTGATGACCTTTGTctggcttctcttccttgttgACCAGCTTGGTCGAAGAAAACTTCTGCTTATCGGTGGTATCACTGGCTCTATCTGTATGTGGGTATTGGGTGCATACATCTACGTCGTCGACCCTACCAAGAACCCCCAGGATCATTTGACTGGCAGTGGTATCGCCGCTATCGTATTCTTCTACCTCTGGACCGCTGTCTACACTCCTACATGGAATGGTACGCCCTGGGTCATCAACTCT GAATTCTTCGACCCCAGTTTCCGATCCCTTGCTCAGGCCTGCACGACCGCCAGCAACTGGCTGTTCAACTTCCTCGTCTCGCGATTTACAGAACAGATGTTTGCTGCAATGGGGTACGGTGTCTATATGTTCTTTGCGACGCTGTCATTCTTCGCTTTcatcttcgccttcttcctcattcCTGAGACTAGTGGAATTCCATTGGAGCAAGTTTACAgactcttcaagatcaagccaaTCTGGAAGGCagacaagatcctcaaagaGCAACTAAAGCAGGAGGAGCAAGAGTTCAGATCTGATGTCAAGGGCGAACTGAGCCAATCGGAGAACCTCGAGGACGTCAGTGATAAACGTGGTGAGGTTTGA
- a CDS encoding hypothetical protein (EggNog:ENOG41) translates to MATLILINGLNFLLDFVKAKVEDSQLPLTVHRRGQQPILYDRENNEIECSKNWTWSYPEAEYFTMKQMQLCSLFCTIDEEEQFMDHFRLPADFVLPFVDSDPPVIRSGGYGKVTKVFIEPSHLWYRGTYPKPECFAIKAVQHSSIDHPSEADSLARRLVIKKLADREHLHQLLFSFRRADYYYLVFEWADGDLTDLWETMPSLYRPDVEEDACWFFRQCAGIVQSLGSLHEQRSSYTASTVKEIVHVALEGKYGRHSDIKPQNLLWFSDFQGDKKDHLVIADLGLTQFNTSQSKSHVSWAGVKGYTQTYKAPESEGSGRIGVRYDIWSLGCVFLEHASVFLMRDKSCVRTFSNSRLKEDKYLNRSGNYHGDTFYNLIREKDLTDTYTSIGSSGIRGEVKKTVTKLKSIPDSQIPSRQSRILAGISGGQEGSRANFGSSHTESTGDAGAADPEALKMLNELRHMSNDITLSPENLQLQIPKIQFDGSLAGLLEEQSPISDLIEGIKSLSVK, encoded by the exons ATGGCTACATTGATATTGATCAATGGACTTAATTTTCTACTAGACTTTGTCAAAGCAAAGGTAGAAGATAGTCAGCTCCCACTTACTGTTCACCGACGAGGACAACAACCTATCTTATACGACCGTGAGAATAATGAGATAGAGTGTTCAAAGAATTGGACTTGGTCCTATCCCGAAGCCGAATACTTTACTATGAAGCAGATGCAACTATGCAGCCTATTCTGCACtatcgatgaagaagagcagtTTATGGATCATTTTCGACTCCCTGCAGATTTTGTCCTACCATTTGTGGATTCTGATCCCCCTGTAATTCGGTCTGGAGGATATGGCAAAGTCACAAAGGTCTTTATAGAGCCGTCGCACTTATGGTACCGGGGTACATACCCAAAACCGGAGTGTTTCgctatcaaggctgttcagCACAGCTCAATAGACCATCCGAGTGAAGCAGACTCTCTCGCAAGACGCCTGgttatcaagaagctcgcagACAGAGAACACCTTCATCAACTGCTTTTCTCCTTTCGTCGAGCTGACTATTACTACCTCGTTTTTGAATGGGCCGACGGCGATCTCACCGATCTATGGGAAACGATGCCAAGCTTATACCGCCCtgatgtcgaagaagacgCGTGTTGGTTCTTTCGCCAATGCGCCGGTATTGTGCAGAGCTTGGGTAGTCTTCACGAGCAACGCTCGTCTTACACCGCCAGCACCGTGAAGGAAATAGTTCACGTCGCGCTGGAAGGAAAGTACGGACGGCACAGCGACATAAAGCCGCAAAATCTGCTTTGGTTTAGTGATTTTCAAGGCGACAAGAAAGATCACCTGGTTATCGCCGATCTTGGCCTTACCCAGTTCAACACATCGCAGTCAAAGTCACATGTGTCATGGGCTGGTGTCAAAGGCTATACACAAACCTACAAAGCCCCAGAGAGTGAAGGAAGTGGTAGGATTGGAGTCAGATATGACATTTGGTCTCTTGGCTGCGTCTTTCTGGAGCATGCGTCTGTGTTTCTGATGAGAGACAAAAGCTGTGTCAGGACCTTCTCAAACAGTAGACTGAAGGAGGATAAGTATCTGAACAGGTCTGGGAATTATCATGGCGATACTTTCTACAATTTGATCAGGGAAAAGGATTTAACAGATACATACACATCAATTGGAAGCAGTGGCATTCGGGGAGAGGTCAAAAAGACAGTCACGAAA TTGAAGTCAATTCCCGATAGCCAAATTCCCTCAAGGCAGTCTCGGATCTTGGCAGGTATCTCAGGAGGGCAAGAGGGTAGCAGGGCCAACTTTGGTTCGTCTCACACGGAGTCAACCGGAGATGCGGGGGCTGCTGATCCAGAAGCGTTGAAGATGCTTAATGAGCTGCGTCATATGAGTAACGATATCACTTTGTCCCCGGAAAACTTACAGCTTCAGATACCAAAGATTCAGTTTGATGGGTCTTTGGCAGGTCTTTTAGAGGAACAAAGCCCTATCAGCGATTTAATCGAAGGAATCAAGTCCCTTTCTGTTAAGTAA
- a CDS encoding hypothetical protein (EggNog:ENOG41), whose translation MAPRRFSTEPADASPLGQPLKFEFSGKTAKNRFMKAAMTERLSTWDPKALEKRGVPTPELINVYRRWGEGDFGVILTGNVMIEYDQLEAAGNPIVPRDAPASGERFEAFKELAAVSKKHGSLIIAQVSHPGRQVADNIQKSPISPSDVQLEGEVMGMHFAKPKPMDEQDFKNVIEGFAHAAEFLHKAGYDGIQLHGAHGYLLAQFLSPTTNKRTDKYGGSIENRSRIIFEIADAIRARVPYKSFSLSIKVNSVEFQEGGFSTDDCKVLCKQLEQHGFDFVELSGGTYQSLAFSHRRESSKKREAFFLEFAEKIIPELTKTKAYVTGGLRTVKAMNEALKTVHGIGLARPVTNEFDLPAKILKGEATSAIDTLLDEQNFGITNVAAGTQIRLVGKDKHPLDLSREDHKRIFEESMQKWGEGMAHNDDQSKYGYVDIDGAKLEPFGQAYAAA comes from the exons ATGGCACCAAGACGATTCTCGACTGAACCTGCAGACGCAAGCCCTTTGGGCCAGCCTCTGAAATTCGAGTTCAGCGGTAAAACCGCCAAGAACCGATTTATGAAGGCGGCAATGACAGAACGACTCTCAACATGGGATCCTAAAGCCCTTGAGAAGCGAGGCGTTCCTACACCAGAACTTATCAACGTCTACCGACGATGGGGCGAGGGAGATTTCGGTGTTATCCTGACTGGAAATGTCATGATTGAGTATGACCAGCTCGAGGCTGCTGGAAACCCCATCGTGCCACGAGATGCACCCGCGTCTGGTGAGCGGTTTGAAGCATTTAAGGAACTTGCAGCTGTTAGCAAGAAGCATGGAAGCTTGATTATTGCGCAGGTCAGCCATCCTGGACGCCAGGTCGCTGATAACATTCAAAAGAGCCCTATTTCTCCTAGTGATGTGCAACTTGAGGGTGAGGTGATGGGCATGCACTTTGCCAAGCCAAAGCCCATGGATGAGCAAGACTTCAAGAATGTTATTGAGGGTTTTGCTCATGCTGCCGAGTTCCTTCACAAGGCTGGTTATGACGGTATTCAATTGCATGGTGCACA TGGTTATCTTTTGGCCCAATTCCTTTCACCCACAACAAACAAGAGAACAGACAAGTACGGCGGTTCAATCGAGAACCGATCTCGCATCATCTTCGAGATCGCTGATGCCATCCGTGCGCGTGTTCCCTACAAGTCATTTAGCCTGtccatcaaggtcaacagcGTTGAGTTCCAAGAAGGCGGTTTCTCCACCGATGACTGTAAGGTCCTTTGCAAGCAACTCGAACAGCATGGCTTCGATTTCGTCGAGCTTTCTGGTGGAACTTACCAGAGCCTTGCCTTCTCCCACCGACGAGAGAGTTCGAAGAAGCGAGAGGCTTTCTTCCTCGAATTTGCAGAGAAGATTATCCCTGAGcttaccaagaccaaggcttACGTCACTGGTGGCTTAAGAACAGTCAAGGCGATGAATGAGGCTCTCAAGACGGTTCATGGTATTGGTTTGGCACGACCCGTTACTAATGAGTTTGACTTGCCTGCCAAGATTCTCAAGGGCGAGGCTACCAGCGCAATCGACACTTTGCTTGACGAGCAGAACTTTGGTATCACCAATGTTGCTGCTGGCACACA AATTCGACTAGTCGGTAAGGACAAGCACCCTCTTGACTTGAGCCGAGAGGATCACAAGAGAATCTTTGAAGAATCTATGCAGAAGTGGGGTGAGGGTATGGCGCATAATGATGATCAGTCTAAGTACGGATATGTTGATATTGACGGAGCCAAGTTGGAGCCATTTGGCCAAGCTTATGCCGCAGCGTAA
- a CDS encoding hypothetical protein (EggNog:ENOG41) translates to MAAHKSGIKVIIVGAGFGGLTAAIECHRQGHDVEIYESFPELKVLGDIISFGGNAGRIFNRWSDGEIVARLRPLCIDIQDYGFRIHKWDTGEVVYHQKRPPPNPETPVLNGHRGELHEIIFNYARGELGIPIHLGQRVSEYFEDATQAGIILKTGEKAGYVDKPKSSGYAVWRAWFSNKDMIQDPRTKEFCENGDTFNGWIGQDVHFLFSTLKGGKDCCWVLTHKDDHDIDESWSFPGKIEEVLELLKDWDPTCRAIVEKTPAVVDWKLVYRDPLPTWISSKGRIALLGDAAHPFLPTSAQGATQAMEDGVTIAVCLKRAGKDNIPGALKAHQDLRYERVKAVQKTGESTRDLWHKTDWDKVKKDPSSIGFPREDWIHQFDAEQYAEENFESALKTPGHEVKDNTLVDEAPATAQGTLIGTIIDWATAKRPDRSAYLIPLGMIYIVPTIIFVGLPFIPESPRWLVLQGRHEDGLKSLKWLRPEGADTEAELAEIRQAIDNERALSKGVGILDMFNNPIDRRRTMISICAVCLQAATGSMFIIAYKAYFFAMAKVQDPFAMSNVLSMAGMLAIIANVCIVVRYGRRRVLLFCGLITAGIFQLIIAVVYDHNPGAIVTGKVLVALSCFYMMAFNGMIAPYSWMVAGEIPSQRLRTYTFGLAAAAGFLGAWLITFTAPYFINPVALNWGPRYGYIWFPSCIISAVWVYFYLPEVKGRTLEEIDAMFNEKLPARKFRGYKMQEPGVGETVGKLSVELNVVETERV, encoded by the exons ATGGCTGCTCACAAATCCGGCATCAAGGTTATCATCGTTGGAGCTGGCTTTGGCGGCTTAACTGCCGCTATTGAATGCCACCGGCAAGGGCACGACGTTGAGATTTATGAGTCCTTTCCTGAACTCAAAGTTCTCGGAGACATTATATCATTTGGTGGCAATGCCGGCAGGATCTTTAATCGCTGGTCTGACGGGGAGATTGTCGCTCGTCTGCGCCCCTTGTGTATTGACATTCAAGACTACGGCTTCAGAATTCATAAATGGGACACAGGGGAGGTTGTGTACCATCAAAAGCGTCCCCCTCCAAACCCTGAAACTCCAGTGTTGAACGGCCACAGAGGCGAGTTGCATGAGATTATCTTCAATTATGCGCGCGGTGAGCTGGGGATTCCGATTCATCTCGGCCAGCGAGTATCTGAGTATTTCGAGGACGCTACACAGGCTGGCATTATTCTGAAGACGGGAGAGAAGGCGG GATATGTTGACAAGCCCAAGAGCAGCGGATACGCTGTTTGGAGGGCATG GTTCTCAAACAAAGATATGATTCAAGACCCTCGCACAAAAGAGTTCTGCGAGAATGGTGATACCTTCAACGGCTGGATCGGACAAGATGTGCACTTCCTGTTCTCAACGCTGAAAGGCGGCAAGGACTGTTGTTGGGTACTTACTCACAAAGATGACCATGATATCGATGAGTCGTGGTCGTTCCCTGGTAAGATAGAAGAAGTGTTAGAGCTCCTGAAGGATTGGGATCCAACATGTCGAGCGATCGTGGAGAAGACACCGGCAGTGGTTGATTGGAAGCTGGTCTATCGCGACCCTTTGCCGACTTGGATCAGTAGCAAAGGACGAATCGCACTTCTTGGCGATGCTGCTCATCCTTTCCTACCGACGAGTGCCCAAGGTGCAACTCAGGCCATGGAAGATGGAGTTACCATTGCTGTCTGCTTGAAGCGAGCGGGCAAAGACAACATTCCTGGTGCGCTCAAGGCTCATCAAGATTTAAG ATATGAGCGCGTGAAGGCGGTTCAGAAGACGGGAGAGTCAACCAGAGATCTGTGGCACAAAACGGATTGGGATAAAGTCAAAAAAGATCCTAGCAGTATCGGATTCCCACGCGAGGATTGGATTCACCAATTTGATGCCGAACAGTACGCAGAGGAGAATTTTGAGAGTGCTCTCAAAACTCCAGGGCATGAGGTCAAGGATAACACGCTGGTCGATGAGGCCCCTGCAACAGCCCAA GGTACACTCATCGGTACCATAATCGACTGGGCCACAGCGAAACGCCCCGATCGCTCTGCATATCTCATCCCTCTCGGAATGATATATATAGTTCCAACTATCATATTCGTCGGTTTGCCGTTCATTCCAGAGTCACCAAGAtggcttgttcttcaagGACGCCATGAAGATGGCCTCAAGTCGCTCAAGTGGCTGAGGCCAGAGGGCGCAGACACCGAAGCGGAGCTTGCAGAAATCCGTCAAGCTATTGACAACGAGCGTGCATTGTCCAAGGGTGTCGGTATCCTCGATATGTTTAACAATCCGATCGATCGAAGGCGGACCATGATCTCCATATGTGCTGTTTGCCTTCAAGCTGCCACTGGATCAATGTTCATTATTG CTTACAAGGCCTACTTCTTCGCCATGGCCAAGGTTCAAGACCCATTTGCAATGAGTAACGTTCTCAGCATGGCAGGTATGCTTGCTATCATCGCCAATGTTTGCATCGTTGTGCGATATGGAAGACGACGAGTACTGCTCTTTTGTGGCCTCATAACTGCTGGAATCTTCCAATTGATCATCGCAGTTGTCTATGATCACAATCCAGGGGCGATCGTCACCGGCAAAGTACTGGTTGCGCTCTCATGCTTCTACATGATGGCTTTCAAT GGCATGATAGCTCCATATTCATGGATGGTTGCCGGCGAAATCCCATCACAGCGCCTTCGAACCTACACCTTCGGCCTTGCTGCAGCAGCCGGGTTCCTTGGCGCTTGGCTGATCACATTCACCGCTCCGTACTTCATCAACCCCGTTGCGCTGAACTGGGGGCCACGATACGGCTACATCTGGTTCCCTTCTTGCATCATTAGTGCTGTTTGGGTGTACTTCTACCTGCCTGAGGTTAAAGGACGAACCTTGGAAGAGATCGACGCTATG TTCAACGAGAAGCTGCCAGCCAGAAAGTTCAGAGGTTACAAAATGCAGGAACCTGGTGTCGGAGAGACTGTTGGAAAGTTAAGCGTCGAGCTCAACGTCGTTGAAACTGAGAGAGTCTAG
- a CDS encoding hypothetical protein (EggNog:ENOG41) translates to MAATPWTLVRLIDECENAEKQNSSDEVFISTTTIEMLTSEECVSDILREQKCPNRDALKKRIYDEKCPAKIIFLILARTGKLDRIGQFLSNGFSDHHLPIELLWTREGYKFKSAKDSNWTTTPFGAGIDYNDVDYFIQKQWPFLAPIFEGEFEYVLQQRVPLPLVKQGIPIVSGFSSVSEIEMHPAHVPEQVEHSMAMKKMELGSEDQIKYVKKEMANVTSLRLLDHDHLVKAILACNRGKQALFFFPWAKGGDLYNFLKTNSTEGMAAIIWMLDQMVGLCSALSLLADKGYRHGDLKPANILLFPEKSGSYRLKITDVGLSKLHILATSRRLNGTTAKATTRRYSPPEFDLLFDEDGEPVEDSDVIKLSRKFDIWSLGCVFIEFLIWAKMGQQEYKEFDRSMKSHRRFWNSAQEDLDTRVKDRIQNLNGSIKDTPCDKAVQRVLTLVLDQMLLVNSDDRRSASNIHKELKSIRDSYGEYLQPSNVVDLPLGLTAEQAAESDHRQNGQGPLNGSNATSRSAPEQSGTQTNGLNTTAVPSGNTAAMIQSAKLLNQWTVSPDNEFAQKFFSETTRPSPEERGQLCESCSKLQIWEPNATISGRVRDFGTYTSACNLCNLLYAVSQKIGLQEDQKLQCARNGPTLNLNGRDGLPILSLFSDPESRERYRLFQEWLQICDNDHGHARDASSGGCAVQMPTRLIHVGESSEHLIDIKESGFLRYLALSHCWGGSTSLSTLTDNIDKFRNEIPHEQLPLNFQEAIKVTRALKIPYLWIDSLCIIQDDPEDWRREAARMGQVFNNAYCTIAATSAATSNEGFLTPKFNSALFANIETPGGGQLYISEFMEDCNEDLESAPLNTRGWVMQERALSRRTLHFTKTQVYWECGNGIHCERLFKLSNPQSALFADSDFPKAILKYYKGGRITLFQNLYERYSRLSFSYISDRPVAILGLQQHLSSVLQTRGEFGVFEQYLARSLLWSRHKDIFLKSIMFQDDRRVPSWSWMAYEGPITYANIPFDKVEWSTDCLLSGEETGTDGNRAVLKAVARDIKLGKLDMQDRVKLDEGASRLEPSSLRGIVLGKDKKRESRAQVHYVLLVALSEDESEQAKVYVRVGVAWLLEHNIARVGEDVVIY, encoded by the exons ATGGCTGCGACACCCTGGACCCTAGTTCGTCTCATAGATGAGTGCGAGAATGCGGAGAAGCAGAATTCCAGCGATGAAGTCTTCATCTCCACTACTACGATTGAAATGTTGACATCGGAAGAGTGCGTTAGCGACATCCTAAGAGAACAAAAATGCCCAAATCGGGATGCCTTGAAGAAACGGATCTATGATGAAAAATGCCCTGCAAAGATCATATTTCTCATCTTAGCTCGAACCGGCAAGCTAGATCGCATTGGCCAGTTCTTATCCAATGGCTTTTctgatcatcatcttcctatAGAGCTTCTATGGACGCGGGAAGGGTACAAATTCAAAAGTGCGAAAGATTCAAACTGGACTACAACTCCATTTGGAGCTGGAATTGACTATAATGATGTCGACTATTTCATTCAGAAGCAATGGCCATTCTTGGCCCCTATCTTCGAGGGAGAGTTCGAATATGTGCTGCAGCAAAGGGTCCCTTTACCGTTGGTCAAGCAAGGAATTCCTATTGTCTCAGGATTTAGTTCCGTTTCCGAGATTGAGATGCACCCTGCGCATGTTCCAGAGCAGGTAGAA CACTCGATGGCCATGAAGAAAATGGAGCTAGGGAGCGAAGATCAAATCAAGTATGTCAAAAAAGAGATGGCTAACGTAACATCTCTTCGGTTGCTGGATCATGACCACCTTGTCAAAGCAATTCTTGCCTGCAACAGAGGAAAGCAGGCCTTATTCTTCTTCCCATGGGCGAAGGGTGGAGACCTGTATAACTTCTTGAAAACCAATTCAACCGAGGGCATGGCTGCTATCATATGGATGCTGGATCAAATGGTTGGACTCTGTAGCGCTCTGAGTCTGTTGGCCGATAAAGGATATCGGCATGGTGACCTCAAGCCTGCCAATATCCTCCTGTTCCCGGAGAAGTCTGGTAGCTACCGCCTAAAGATAACAGACGTTGGACTCTCAAAGCTTCACATCCTGGCAACAAGCAGGCGACTAAACGGGACGACTGCCAAGGCTACCACAAGGCGATACAGCCCCCCTGAATTTGACCTCCTGTTTGATGAAGACGGGGAGCCAGTAGAAGACTCTGATGTCATCAAGCTATCACGCAAGTTTGATATTTGGTCTCTTGGCTGCGTCTTCATCGAGTTTCTCATCTGGGCCAAAATGGGACAGCAAGAGTACAAGGAATTCGACCGGTCTATGAAAAGTCACCGACGTTTCTGGAACTCTGCACAGGAAGACCTTGACACGAGGGTCAAAGATCGAATACAAAACCTAAATGGTTCTATCAAAGATACACCGTGTGATAAGGCCGTCCAGCGAGTTCTGACCTTGGTTCTGGATCAAATGCTTCTTGTCAACAGCGATGATCGTAGGAGTGCTTCGAATATTCACAAGGAACTGAAAAGCATAAGGGATAGTTACGGTGAGTATCTCCAGCCGAGTAACGTGGTTGATTTGCCGCTAGGCCTGACTGCCGAGCAGGCCGCCGAGTCCGATCATCGTCAAAACGGTCAGGGTCCGTTAAACGGAAGCAACGCCACGAGTCGAAGCGCTCCTGAGCAATCTGGTACCCAAACCAATGGTTTAAATACTACAGCTGTCCCTTCGGGTAATACCGCTGCTATGATT CAAAGTGCCAAGCTCCTTAATCAATGGACAGTCAGCCCAGACAATGAGTTTGCACAGAAATTCTTCTCTGAGACTACCAGGCCCAGCCCAGAAGAAAGGGGCCAACTGTGCGAATCATGTTCGAAACTTCAAATCTGGGAGCCCAATGCTACGATATCTGGTAGAGTGAGGGACTTCGGAACTTATACGTCAGCATGTAATTTGTGTAATCTTCTCTACGCCGTCTCGCAAAAGATTGGCCTTCAAGAGGATCAGAAATTACAATGCGCTCGGAACGGCCCTACCCTCAACTTAAATGGGCGTGACGGTCTGCCAATCCTGTCACTGTTCTCGGATCCTG AAAGCCGTGAACGGTATCGTCTCTTTCAAGAGTGGCTCCAAATATGTGATAATGATCACGGCCATGCACGGGACGCATCCTCCGGCGGCTGTGCTGTCCAGATGCCCACTAGGCTAATTCACGTGGGCGAGTCGAGTGAGCACTTGATTGATATTAAAGAATCTGGCTTTCTACGTTATCTTGCTCTTAGCCACTGCTGGGGGGGCAGCACGAGTCTGTCTACCTTGACTGACAACATCGACAAATTCCGCAATGAGATACCGCACGAGCAACTGCCTCTTAATTTCCAGgaagccatcaaagtcaCGAGAGCACTTAAGATACCATACCTGTGGATAGACTCACTGTGCATCATCCAGGATGACCCGGAAGACTGGCGACGAGAAGCTGCCCGAATGGGTCAGGTTTTCAACAACGCCTACTGCACAATCGCAGCGACATCAGCTGCGACATCAAACGAGGGCTTTCTTACTCCAAAGTTCAACTCAGCGCTTTTTGCTAATATAGAAACTCCTGGTGGTGGTCAGCTTTACATTTCGGAGTTTATGGAAGATTGTAACGAAGATTTAGAGTCAGCTCCCTTGAATACTCGCGGTTGGGTGATGCAGGAGCGAGCTTTGTCAAGGAGAACACTGCACTTCACCAAGACGCAAGTTTACTGGGAATGCGGAAATGGAATTCATTGTGAGAGGCTCTTCAAATTGTCAAA TCCTCAATCAGCTCTATTCGCAGACTCGGATTTCCCCAAGGCCATACTCAAGTACTACAAAGGTGGGCGAATCACTCTGTTTCAAAATCTTTACGAGAGATATTCCAGGCTCAGTTTTAGCTACATCTCAGACCGGCCAGTGGCCATTCTGGGTTTGCAGCAGCACCTTTCAAGTGTCCTCCAGACTCGCGGCGAGTTTGGCGTCTTTGAGCAGTACCTGGCGAGAAGTCTTCTCTGGTCCCGACATAAGGATATCTTTCTGAAAAGTATCATGTTCCAAGATGATCGTCGGGTTCCTTCTTGGTCATGGATGGCGTACGAGGGCCCGATCACATATGCGAACATACCTTTTGATAAGGTCGAATGGAGTACAGACTGCTTGCTGTCTGGTGAGGAAACCGGTACAGACGGCAACAGGGCAGTGTTGAAAGCAGTTGCTAGAGATATCAAATTGGGTAAGCTGGATATGCAAGATAGAGTCAAACTTGATGAAGGAGCATCTAGGCTCGAACCATCCAGCTTGCGGGGGATTGTCCTTGGTAAAGACAAGAAGCGAGAATCGCGAGCTCAGGTACACTACGTTCTCCTCGTTGCCTTATCCGAAGACGAATCAGAGCAGGCAAAGGTTTATGTTCGAGTCGGAGTGGCCTGGCTTCTTGAACATAACATCGCAAGGGTCGGAGAGGATGTTGTGATTTACTAG